A single Natranaerobius thermophilus JW/NM-WN-LF DNA region contains:
- a CDS encoding amidohydrolase: MLLIKNGTLLTMKGSPREGEDILIKGGKIAQIGPNLDAPEGAKIIDAEGKTVMPGMIDAHTHIGISEEGIGFEGSDFNEITSPITPELRAIDAINPSEEGVKDARTNGITSVVTGPGSANVIGGQSLAMKTVGEIIDQMVIKDPVGLKAAFGENPKRVYSSQSKNPSTRMATAAQMRKAFFDASEYLKKVEEHEQKQEQEDENKDSKGPDKDFKKEVLIKVLKGELTLRAHAHRADDIMTAIRIAKEFEFPISIEHCTEGHKVAGELKKHDIPAVVGPSMTSRAKVELRDRTFETPRVLHEDGVKFAITTDHPVIPIYTLPFCAGLAVREGLPWEEALKAVTINAAEIAEIDHRVGSLEVGKDGDVLVFDGDPLSLDPKLEHVFINGEEVTRDQSL; encoded by the coding sequence ATGTTGTTAATTAAAAATGGAACATTGCTTACTATGAAAGGTTCCCCCAGGGAAGGGGAAGATATTTTGATTAAGGGTGGAAAAATTGCTCAAATCGGCCCCAACCTTGATGCTCCAGAAGGAGCTAAAATTATTGATGCAGAGGGTAAAACAGTTATGCCCGGAATGATCGATGCTCATACACATATTGGCATATCGGAAGAAGGCATTGGATTTGAGGGCAGCGATTTCAATGAAATTACCAGCCCTATAACCCCTGAACTACGAGCTATTGACGCAATCAATCCCAGTGAAGAAGGGGTTAAAGACGCCAGAACTAACGGAATTACTTCAGTAGTAACTGGACCCGGAAGTGCCAATGTTATCGGTGGGCAATCTCTAGCCATGAAAACCGTAGGTGAAATTATCGATCAAATGGTAATCAAAGATCCAGTAGGACTAAAAGCCGCATTTGGAGAAAATCCGAAAAGAGTTTACAGTTCACAAAGTAAAAATCCCTCAACCCGAATGGCAACAGCTGCCCAAATGAGAAAAGCCTTTTTCGATGCCAGTGAATACTTGAAAAAAGTAGAAGAACATGAACAAAAACAGGAACAAGAGGATGAAAACAAAGATAGTAAGGGACCTGACAAGGATTTCAAAAAAGAGGTCTTGATAAAAGTGTTAAAAGGTGAATTAACTTTAAGAGCCCACGCTCATAGGGCTGACGATATAATGACTGCTATCAGAATAGCAAAGGAATTTGAATTCCCTATATCTATAGAACATTGTACTGAGGGTCATAAAGTAGCTGGGGAGTTGAAAAAACACGATATCCCTGCTGTAGTAGGGCCAAGCATGACCTCTAGAGCCAAAGTGGAATTAAGGGATAGAACCTTTGAAACTCCCCGCGTTTTACATGAAGATGGAGTGAAATTTGCCATCACAACAGACCATCCGGTAATCCCTATTTATACACTACCATTCTGTGCCGGATTGGCTGTCAGGGAAGGGCTCCCCTGGGAAGAAGCCTTAAAAGCAGTAACAATTAATGCCGCAGAAATTGCTGAAATCGATCACCGAGTAGGTAGCCTAGAAGTAGGTAAGGACGGAGATGTGCTGGTATTTGATGGCGATCCTTTAAGCCTTGATCCTAAGTTAGAACATGTTTTCATTAATGGTGAAGAAGTTACTCGAGACCAAAGTCTTTAA
- the fdhD gene encoding formate dehydrogenase accessory sulfurtransferase FdhD — protein MIQLKGGSTINRIELPVSEERPVDLIVNDQHLTTFMCTPKELKQLAVGHLLARQMITSIADIHMIGACDDMRKIYVKIGKELPEQDLSLGKVIASGCGSGSAINNENIVNRKIDSNFELSETVLKEAFTEMHRQAVEYQRTGGLHSAALVNESGVLTVQEDVGRHNAIDKLLGTTLFKGYESGKLALITTGRLSSDMVLKALGAGFPLVATRSIPTSMALEIAETAGITLVGRAHRTQKYFYCHTDRIKPKLKEGKQS, from the coding sequence ATGATACAGTTAAAGGGGGGCTCGACTATTAACAGAATAGAACTACCAGTAAGTGAGGAACGCCCTGTAGATTTAATAGTAAATGACCAGCATTTAACAACTTTTATGTGTACCCCCAAAGAATTAAAACAGCTAGCCGTTGGTCATTTACTGGCAAGGCAAATGATTACATCCATAGCTGATATCCACATGATCGGAGCCTGTGATGACATGCGTAAAATTTATGTTAAAATTGGCAAGGAATTGCCTGAACAAGACTTGTCCCTTGGAAAAGTCATCGCATCAGGTTGTGGAAGTGGCAGTGCTATAAACAATGAGAACATTGTCAATCGTAAGATTGATTCCAACTTTGAGCTTAGTGAGACCGTTTTAAAAGAGGCCTTTACAGAAATGCATCGCCAGGCAGTAGAATACCAGAGAACCGGAGGCCTACACTCGGCAGCTTTAGTGAATGAGTCCGGTGTATTGACAGTCCAAGAGGACGTAGGTAGACACAATGCTATTGATAAACTTCTAGGAACAACATTATTCAAAGGATATGAGTCCGGAAAATTAGCATTAATTACAACGGGCAGGTTATCTTCGGATATGGTTCTTAAAGCCTTGGGTGCAGGATTTCCTTTGGTGGCTACTCGAAGTATTCCTACTTCAATGGCTTTGGAAATTGCTGAAACAGCTGGAATTACCCTGGTGGGCCGTGCTCATCGTACCCAAAAATATTTTTACTGTCATACAGATAGAATTAAACCTAAGCTAAAAGAAGGGAAGCAGTCATAG
- a CDS encoding aldehyde ferredoxin oxidoreductase, protein MTNPGGWAGKILRVNLSTGEITKEDTLDYKDYIGGMGIGYKVIWDEVPKGTKAYDEENKIIFGAGPLTGTGMPCSGRTNITSLSPLNPYNAITDSHMGGHFSPEMKFAGYDAIIIEGKADKPVWLRIENDDVFIEEADSIWGNGTYRATQEINNAMGEAAQVAAIGQAGENMVNMSTIMTGFSHSAGGHGGVMGSKNLKAIGIRGTKPVNIAGDQNEWRELQQKMNKVIGSNNQHVVPNSPLPWAEHYDPGSRWTGKPGLYWGAADPPVETGECHPDDVNSLGYRCQKAVFDAGDIAEKYTVRMGGCHACPVRCHARVEFPQLEEHGYSRYSGNTCVGWATPARMMIKGTSDEGDFMARTLGKHLVDDYGIWDNYCLIVADFEYAYENGILEEVLPEEEYEEIPWDLLEDGDPAFLKDFYRRIAFKEGKFGETMGKGSYWVATEWEFGDDYWHGDDYGLFSVWNYKFGYPQHHSNETYGQVGALINCMFNRDAQLHTHVNLQGSGLPHEIQEEIVEEIVGSKDAIDPPADYTPVNEYKAKYAKWSIIRNLLHDSLTLCNWMWPMHASPRKEWDYRGDTALEAKFLSVATGEEYTEEELDRLGERMFTLHRALTVKQMDTADMRNEHDVISDWVFDMDPDMEPFEEGTIKMDRDDMQKALTLFYKEMGWDEETGAPTRECLEELDLGYVADELEEQGLLPS, encoded by the coding sequence ATGACTAACCCTGGTGGTTGGGCTGGAAAGATACTCAGGGTGAATCTTTCCACAGGTGAAATAACTAAGGAAGACACCCTAGATTACAAAGATTATATTGGCGGAATGGGTATTGGTTACAAAGTTATTTGGGATGAAGTTCCCAAAGGTACAAAAGCTTACGATGAAGAGAACAAAATTATTTTTGGTGCTGGACCATTAACTGGTACAGGAATGCCTTGTAGTGGTAGAACTAATATCACTTCTCTGTCACCATTGAATCCTTACAATGCAATAACTGACAGTCACATGGGTGGACATTTCTCCCCAGAAATGAAGTTTGCTGGCTACGATGCTATCATTATAGAAGGTAAGGCTGACAAACCAGTATGGTTGAGAATTGAAAATGATGATGTATTTATTGAAGAGGCTGATAGTATTTGGGGAAATGGTACTTATCGAGCCACTCAAGAAATCAACAATGCCATGGGAGAAGCAGCCCAGGTAGCCGCTATTGGACAAGCTGGAGAAAACATGGTGAACATGTCTACCATAATGACTGGCTTTAGTCATTCTGCAGGTGGCCATGGTGGAGTTATGGGTTCAAAAAACTTAAAAGCCATTGGTATTCGCGGGACTAAACCTGTTAATATAGCAGGTGACCAGAATGAGTGGCGTGAACTACAACAAAAAATGAATAAAGTCATTGGATCCAACAACCAGCATGTAGTTCCCAACTCTCCTTTACCATGGGCTGAACATTATGATCCTGGCAGTAGATGGACAGGGAAGCCAGGTTTATACTGGGGAGCAGCTGATCCACCGGTAGAAACAGGTGAATGTCATCCCGATGATGTTAATAGCCTCGGCTATAGATGTCAAAAAGCTGTATTTGATGCAGGTGACATTGCCGAGAAGTATACTGTTAGAATGGGAGGTTGCCATGCCTGCCCTGTAAGATGTCATGCAAGGGTAGAGTTCCCTCAGCTAGAAGAACATGGTTATTCTAGATACTCAGGTAATACTTGTGTAGGGTGGGCCACTCCTGCTCGAATGATGATTAAAGGAACTAGTGATGAAGGAGACTTTATGGCCAGAACACTAGGTAAACACTTGGTAGATGATTATGGTATCTGGGATAACTACTGCTTGATAGTAGCGGACTTCGAATATGCCTATGAAAATGGTATACTTGAAGAAGTACTTCCTGAAGAAGAATATGAAGAAATCCCCTGGGATTTACTTGAAGATGGCGATCCAGCTTTCTTGAAAGACTTTTACCGCCGTATTGCCTTTAAAGAAGGGAAATTTGGAGAGACCATGGGCAAAGGTTCCTATTGGGTAGCGACAGAATGGGAATTCGGTGACGATTACTGGCACGGAGATGACTATGGCTTATTCTCTGTTTGGAACTACAAATTCGGATATCCACAGCATCATTCCAATGAGACATATGGTCAGGTAGGAGCACTTATCAACTGTATGTTTAACAGAGACGCCCAGTTACACACTCATGTTAACTTGCAGGGAAGCGGTCTTCCTCATGAAATTCAGGAAGAAATTGTAGAAGAAATTGTGGGCTCCAAAGATGCCATTGATCCACCGGCTGATTACACACCAGTAAATGAATATAAGGCTAAATATGCAAAGTGGAGCATCATTCGAAACTTACTTCATGATTCCTTAACTCTCTGTAACTGGATGTGGCCAATGCATGCTTCACCAAGAAAAGAATGGGATTATCGTGGCGACACTGCTTTAGAAGCTAAATTCTTAAGTGTTGCTACTGGTGAAGAATATACTGAAGAAGAATTGGACAGACTTGGAGAAAGAATGTTTACACTGCATAGGGCCTTGACTGTTAAGCAGATGGACACCGCTGACATGAGAAACGAACACGATGTTATCAGTGATTGGGTATTTGATATGGATCCGGATATGGAACCCTTTGAAGAAGGAACTATCAAGATGGATAGAGACGATATGCAAAAAGCACTTACTTTATTCTATAAAGAAATGGGCTGGGATGAAGAAACAGGTGCTCCGACTAGAGAATGTTTAGAAGAACTAGATTTAGGATATGTAGCCGATGAACTAGAGGAACAAGGATTACTTCCAAGCTAA
- a CDS encoding 4Fe-4S dicluster domain-containing protein gives MSENNFFTSIIKAPINRRKFLKISGAGAALTAAGLSLSGCGKDSSVEAGEDLSSSEYMLVVDSTRCSGCRRCETICSVFNRGSSNPNVSGIKIARNQNYGQQSSTLGFWNGEGLFGNFRIIPETCIQCEEPVMCAEVCPQNAIGSHPETGARVIDEDECVGCGECVDACPWEMIAMDPNDNVAAKCHMCHGDPQCAANCPNGAISLERWQDRSKDQPIRNHESVLS, from the coding sequence ATGTCAGAAAACAACTTTTTTACTTCTATTATTAAAGCACCTATTAACAGGCGAAAATTCTTAAAAATTAGTGGTGCCGGTGCAGCTTTGACAGCAGCTGGTCTAAGTTTATCAGGATGTGGTAAAGACAGCAGTGTTGAGGCCGGCGAAGATCTATCATCTTCCGAGTATATGCTGGTAGTTGATTCCACTAGGTGTTCAGGATGTCGCCGGTGTGAAACTATTTGCTCAGTCTTCAACCGAGGAAGTTCCAACCCGAATGTTTCGGGAATCAAAATTGCTCGAAATCAAAATTATGGTCAACAAAGCTCCACTTTAGGCTTCTGGAATGGAGAGGGATTGTTTGGCAACTTCAGAATTATACCAGAAACTTGCATTCAGTGTGAAGAACCAGTAATGTGTGCAGAAGTATGCCCCCAAAACGCAATTGGTAGCCATCCTGAAACAGGGGCTAGAGTTATTGATGAAGATGAATGCGTTGGATGTGGTGAATGTGTGGATGCTTGTCCTTGGGAAATGATTGCTATGGATCCCAATGATAATGTGGCAGCTAAGTGTCATATGTGCCATGGTGATCCACAGTGTGCTGCTAACTGTCCAAATGGTGCTATAAGCTTAGAAAGATGGCAGGATAGGTCCAAAGATCAACCTATTAGAAACCATGAATCGGTCTTATCATAA
- a CDS encoding 4Fe-4S dicluster domain-containing protein, with protein MKIDIRYQVRVIFVMLWQRWFLKKLLKVDPPQVIQERCISYKMRLMDCDKCSRKCPQNAIKVRKGKVLLSPEDCSGCGICAGACPTHAIKPENLNYHTKFKEIVQKEQPVLGCDMESDNVDVSFPCLFSLDGEFLQSLVLKLGEQGGQQLSFYFGNCFECENFDMYPQFMKSLKKASTLINSLGLNFNFNSITSKENLKPNTYYYSRREILRVFREDTFKAVQDVTEDIIPRDRTGLPESRRLLVAQLKKYQESDLPAKNTLTLGGLKVVSQCTACGLCVKSCMNQALSLQTGEYETELFHKPWRCFNCGICRNICPPKVLKRTAVGGKIKNILNSKKLFTMQRKIM; from the coding sequence TTGAAAATTGATATCAGATATCAGGTTAGGGTGATTTTCGTTATGTTATGGCAGCGCTGGTTTCTAAAAAAATTGTTGAAAGTTGATCCTCCACAAGTTATCCAAGAACGATGTATTTCATATAAGATGAGATTAATGGACTGTGACAAGTGTAGTCGGAAGTGTCCACAAAATGCTATTAAAGTGCGTAAAGGCAAGGTTTTATTATCACCTGAAGACTGCTCTGGCTGCGGGATTTGTGCAGGGGCTTGCCCTACTCATGCAATTAAACCGGAAAACCTCAACTATCATACTAAATTTAAAGAAATTGTTCAGAAAGAACAACCGGTGCTAGGTTGTGATATGGAGTCTGACAATGTAGATGTCAGCTTTCCCTGTTTGTTCTCATTAGATGGAGAATTTTTACAATCCTTGGTCTTAAAACTAGGTGAACAGGGAGGACAACAGCTCAGCTTTTATTTTGGCAATTGTTTTGAATGTGAAAACTTTGATATGTATCCACAGTTTATGAAGTCATTGAAAAAAGCCAGTACTTTAATAAATAGTTTAGGATTGAATTTCAATTTCAACAGCATAACTAGCAAAGAAAATTTGAAACCCAATACTTATTATTATTCCAGGCGAGAAATATTACGAGTTTTTAGAGAAGATACTTTTAAAGCTGTTCAAGACGTGACAGAAGATATTATTCCCCGGGATAGAACCGGGCTACCAGAGAGTAGGCGCTTACTAGTAGCCCAGTTAAAAAAGTATCAGGAAAGTGACTTGCCCGCTAAAAACACCTTGACTTTGGGTGGGTTAAAAGTAGTATCACAGTGTACAGCATGTGGGCTTTGCGTTAAAAGCTGTATGAACCAGGCATTAAGTCTACAGACAGGAGAATATGAAACCGAATTATTTCATAAGCCCTGGCGATGCTTTAACTGCGGTATATGTCGGAATATCTGTCCTCCCAAAGTTTTGAAAAGAACTGCAGTTGGTGGAAAAATTAAAAATATATTAAATTCAAAAAAACTGTTTACAATGCAGCGGAAAATCATGTAA
- a CDS encoding trigger factor domain-containing protein, which produces MKYKGYDISIKLGDYRKICKQIGCQEDYQNSQHQILESILNDSQIKIPRELTLQEANDMLKDMEKQIRYHGKNLFEYLQEQDKSINEFKEELAEQAEYRLKVELLLIKIAEQEDISATTEELDEEINQLARENQIPFEAAKEKVTLQGAQSKLERKIMLEKTADFLLNLARS; this is translated from the coding sequence TTGAAATATAAGGGATATGATATCTCAATAAAACTGGGTGATTATCGTAAAATCTGTAAACAAATTGGCTGTCAAGAAGATTATCAGAACAGCCAACATCAGATTTTAGAATCGATACTGAATGACTCCCAGATTAAAATCCCCCGGGAACTGACATTGCAAGAGGCAAATGACATGCTAAAAGACATGGAAAAACAGATCCGTTATCATGGTAAAAATTTATTCGAGTATTTACAAGAACAAGACAAATCAATTAATGAATTTAAAGAGGAACTGGCTGAACAAGCCGAATACAGATTAAAGGTGGAACTTTTGCTTATTAAGATAGCTGAACAAGAAGATATATCTGCGACTACGGAGGAACTTGACGAGGAAATAAATCAATTAGCCCGGGAGAATCAGATTCCCTTCGAAGCAGCTAAAGAAAAAGTAACCCTGCAAGGGGCGCAGTCTAAATTAGAACGAAAGATAATGCTAGAAAAAACTGCGGATTTTTTGCTAAACTTGGCAAGAAGTTAA
- a CDS encoding class I SAM-dependent methyltransferase, producing the protein MTDTSKPENIWSDELYVKYYLEMMDEKYPESQTEREANFIEGAINLFYGDKLLDLCSGSGRHAISMAKRGYQVMGLDLSNGLVEASKRRASESSVKDQVDFIQGDVRKLHKLKLETNFKAAYCLATVGFHMTDQDFNNMLTGVYHLLDPGGYLIIDVINRENLLREFNEKDWTKTRGGYTRLRKTKFDFKSSCTINQKYLKTPDGEEEIYYQWMRTYTLKEMVTFLENNGLNYHKVYGNFKRTAYSINSPRMIVVANKDDSNL; encoded by the coding sequence GTGACTGATACAAGTAAACCAGAGAATATTTGGAGTGACGAGCTCTATGTGAAATATTATTTGGAAATGATGGACGAAAAATATCCGGAAAGCCAGACAGAACGAGAAGCGAATTTTATAGAAGGTGCTATAAACTTATTTTACGGGGACAAGCTATTAGATCTGTGTTCGGGGTCTGGACGCCATGCCATATCAATGGCTAAAAGAGGTTATCAAGTAATGGGCTTAGACCTGAGCAATGGTCTGGTTGAAGCTAGCAAGAGAAGGGCAAGTGAAAGTTCGGTTAAGGATCAAGTTGACTTTATTCAGGGTGATGTGAGAAAACTCCATAAGCTGAAGCTTGAGACGAATTTTAAAGCAGCTTATTGTTTGGCCACCGTAGGCTTTCATATGACTGACCAAGATTTTAACAATATGTTGACAGGTGTTTATCATCTTCTAGATCCCGGTGGATATCTGATAATAGATGTAATTAATAGAGAAAATTTATTAAGGGAATTTAATGAAAAGGATTGGACAAAAACCAGGGGAGGCTATACCCGGCTGCGTAAAACTAAATTTGATTTCAAATCCAGCTGCACTATCAACCAAAAGTATCTCAAGACACCTGATGGGGAAGAAGAGATATATTATCAATGGATGAGAACCTATACCCTGAAAGAGATGGTGACTTTCTTAGAAAATAACGGCTTGAACTATCATAAGGTTTACGGCAACTTTAAGCGAACAGCTTATTCCATTAATTCTCCCAGGATGATTGTTGTTGCTAACAAAGATGATTCAAATCTATAG
- a CDS encoding GerMN domain-containing protein, with the protein MKLWKLLLSLVIMGTLLLAAGCGNGEEAKEKLEDKEKENGEETAIITLFFLEQKEKAFHLAEEEREVQESEATPQTALELLLEGPESEEVETIIHEETELIDINVEDGICYANFTEELTQGAYGSEIELNLVKSIVHTLVQFDEIDKVQFKIEGEIPESIAGHIYTGEPLDEEL; encoded by the coding sequence ATGAAGTTATGGAAGTTATTGCTGTCATTAGTTATAATGGGTACCCTGCTACTGGCAGCAGGATGTGGAAATGGTGAGGAAGCAAAAGAAAAATTGGAAGACAAAGAGAAGGAGAATGGTGAAGAAACAGCTATTATTACTTTATTCTTCCTAGAGCAGAAAGAAAAGGCTTTTCATCTGGCTGAGGAGGAAAGGGAAGTCCAAGAATCAGAAGCCACTCCCCAAACGGCGTTAGAGTTACTCCTTGAAGGACCCGAGTCTGAAGAAGTTGAAACTATTATTCATGAAGAGACCGAGTTAATAGATATAAATGTAGAAGATGGTATTTGTTATGCCAATTTCACAGAAGAATTAACCCAGGGAGCATACGGTTCGGAAATTGAGCTCAATCTGGTCAAATCCATAGTTCATACATTGGTACAGTTTGATGAAATTGATAAAGTCCAGTTTAAAATCGAAGGTGAAATTCCAGAAAGCATAGCTGGCCATATTTATACCGGTGAACCCCTGGATGAAGAACTGTAA